The genomic interval GCGAACACAAGTTCAAGCGTTTGGCGATTGCCGCCGACACCGACCACTTCGTCACGCCGTGCGGCGCCTGCCTGCAGGTGCTGTCGGAATTCTGCGACGACCTGCCGATTGTGCTGGTCAATGGGGCCGGAAAGATCAAGCGAACATCGCTGAAGCAGCTTTATCCAGCGCCCTTCGTCTTCGCGTCCCGACGCGCAAAAAAGTGATACTCTCGCCGCCGGAAAATCATAACATTGAAGAGGAATTGGAGGACTCCCAAGCGATGGGTGAATCGAACCAACGCGATGAATTTCGCGGCCGCATTCGCAGCGACATCGACCTGGCCGGGTGCATCGACGCCGCCCTGCTCAAGACCGAAGTCACAGCCGCCGACATTGAGAAGCTTTGCCGCGAGGCGGCCGAGTTGCA from Candidatus Zixiibacteriota bacterium carries:
- the cdd gene encoding cytidine deaminase, whose protein sequence is MPKLTLTEAELAAAARAMLRNSYSPYSHFRVGAALETSKFLYTGTNIENRSYGLTICAERTAVVSAVANREHKFKRLAIAADTDHFVTPCGACLQVLSEFCDDLPIVLVNGAGKIKRTSLKQLYPAPFVFASRRAKK